Proteins from a genomic interval of Heteronotia binoei isolate CCM8104 ecotype False Entrance Well chromosome 7, APGP_CSIRO_Hbin_v1, whole genome shotgun sequence:
- the VPS28 gene encoding vacuolar protein sorting-associated protein 28 homolog, translating into MFHGIPANPGMGAPANRPELYEEVKLYKNAREREKYDNMAELFAVVKTMQALEKAYIKDCVTPNEYTAACSRLLVQYKAAFKQVQGLEINSIDDFCRKFRLDCPLAMERIKEDRPITIKDDKGNLNRCIADIVSLFITVMDKLRLEIRAMDEIQPDLRELMETMNRMSHLPQDFEGRQKVQQWLQTLSGMSASDELDDSQVRQMLFDLESAYNAFNRFLHS; encoded by the exons ATGTTCCACGGCATCCCTGCCAACCCGGGGATGGGAG CCCCAGCAAACAGGCCGGAACTGTACGAG gaaGTGAAGCTGTACAAGAATGCCCGGGAGCGAGAGAA GTACGACAACATGGCCGAGCTGTTCGCAGTGGTGAAGACCATGCAGGCTCTGGAGAAGGCCTACATCAAGGACTGCGTCACCCCCAACGA GTACACGGCGGCCTGCTCTCGCCTTCTGGTCCAGTACAAGGCCGCCTTCAAGCAGGTCCAAGGCCTGGAGATCAACTCCATTGATGACTTCTGCCGCAAGTTTCGG CTCGACTGCCCGCTGGCCATGGAGAGGATCAAGGAGGACCGACCCATCACCATCAAGGACGACAAAGGCAACCTGAACCGCTGCATCGCAGACATCGTCTCG CTCTTTATCACAGTGATGGACAAACTGCGCCTGGAAATCCGAGCCATGGACGAG ATCCAGCCTGACCTCCGGGAACTGATGGAGACCATGAACCGCATGAGCCACCTGCCCCAGGACTTCGAGGGGCGGCAGAAAGTCCAGCAGTG GCTGCAGACGCTGAGCGGGATGTCTGCCTCGGACGAACTCGACGACTCCCAAGTCCGGCAGATGCTCTTTGACCTGGAATCGGCCTACAATGCCTTCAACCGCTTCCTGCATTCCTGA